One Fusobacterium sp. FSA-380-WT-3A DNA window includes the following coding sequences:
- a CDS encoding Xaa-Pro peptidase family protein, whose protein sequence is MFAKNVPFEEFERRREKCREEVVKQGLNGVMIWSRGGGTWDRFAGVDYFANHYQQRCYLPDQPPLWTGRSHCVLMIPKEGEPVLIVTTLEYRKDLVAVKDIRYSTDFFKLVADTAKELKMDAGKVGVMYEDTLTWKIGREMKERMPKLELVPCDDILSKMRLVKSPREIESIRRANEIGTEAVEMIMNNVAAGKTEAEVIGPAMAKVYSEGAVLYFIVTSSGPHSDAVHSIDFPGYDCNRKLQDGELFKVDFIICYEGYICDFGRTTVVGGKPTEKQKRAIDIVTDACEYVMSLVKPGVSVRELCEAGDRYLEERGVSLSSEQTDENTLYAAFPPHWGHGIGLTWERPWFIHEEDMILEENMYIAIEKGLYQPGLGTVNYEQNLIVTKDGSETLSKTKTKFI, encoded by the coding sequence ATGTTTGCTAAAAATGTTCCATTTGAAGAATTTGAGAGAAGAAGAGAGAAATGTAGAGAAGAAGTAGTAAAACAAGGACTTAATGGGGTAATGATTTGGTCTAGAGGAGGAGGAACTTGGGATAGATTTGCTGGAGTAGATTATTTTGCTAATCACTATCAACAAAGATGTTATTTGCCAGATCAACCACCTTTATGGACAGGAAGATCTCATTGTGTCTTAATGATTCCTAAGGAGGGAGAACCAGTACTTATAGTAACAACATTAGAATATAGAAAAGATTTAGTGGCTGTTAAAGATATTAGATACAGTACAGATTTCTTTAAACTAGTAGCTGATACAGCTAAAGAATTAAAAATGGATGCTGGAAAAGTTGGAGTTATGTATGAAGATACTCTTACGTGGAAAATTGGTAGAGAGATGAAAGAAAGAATGCCAAAACTAGAATTAGTTCCATGTGATGATATTCTTTCTAAAATGAGACTTGTAAAATCACCAAGAGAAATAGAATCTATCAGAAGAGCTAATGAAATAGGAACAGAAGCAGTAGAAATGATAATGAATAATGTAGCCGCAGGAAAAACAGAAGCTGAAGTTATAGGGCCTGCTATGGCTAAAGTATATTCAGAAGGAGCAGTTTTATATTTTATTGTAACAAGCTCAGGGCCTCATAGTGATGCTGTTCATAGCATTGATTTCCCTGGATATGATTGTAATAGAAAATTACAAGATGGAGAACTATTTAAAGTAGACTTTATTATTTGTTATGAAGGATATATTTGTGATTTTGGAAGAACAACTGTAGTTGGAGGAAAACCTACAGAAAAACAAAAAAGAGCAATAGACATAGTAACAGATGCATGTGAATATGTTATGAGCCTAGTTAAACCTGGAGTTTCTGTAAGAGAATTATGTGAAGCTGGAGATAGATACTTAGAAGAAAGAGGAGTAAGTTTATCTTCTGAACAAACAGATGAAAATACATTGTATGCAGCTTTTCCACCTCATTGGGGACATGGAATTGGATTAACTTGGGAACGTCCTTGGTTCATTCATGAAGAAGATATGATATTAGAAGAAAATATGTATATTGCAATAGAAAAAGGACTATATCAACCAGGACTTGGAACAGTTAATTATGAGCAAAACTTAATAGTAACAAAAGATGGTTCTGAGACTTTAAGTAAAACAAAAACTAAATTTATTTAA
- the rpmI gene encoding 50S ribosomal protein L35, translating to MPKMKTHRGTAKRIKVTGTGKYVAKHSGKSHILTKKTRKRKNRMKKDFVLLDNVHKNDMIRLLPYGVGR from the coding sequence ATGCCAAAAATGAAAACTCATAGAGGGACAGCTAAAAGAATCAAAGTAACAGGAACAGGGAAATATGTAGCTAAACATTCAGGAAAAAGCCACATATTAACTAAAAAAACTAGAAAAAGAAAAAATAGAATGAAAAAAGACTTTGTGCTTTTAGATAACGTTCATAAAAATGATATGATTAGATTATTACCATACGGAGTTGGAAGATAA
- a CDS encoding xanthine dehydrogenase family protein molybdopterin-binding subunit: MKIVNTSIMKKDAMALVTGKPVYTDDIAPQDCLVIKLLRSPHAHALIEEINTDIAKKVPGIHSIFTYKDVPNKRFTMAGQTYPEPSPYDRLILDQRVRYVGDVVAIVVGENEKVVEKAMKLIKVKYQVLEAVLDFRKAKDNKILIHPEENWKALCPVGADNKRNLCAHANDGDENIDKVFEECDVVLQNTYHTKANQQTPMETFRAYATMDMFGRLNIVSSTQIPFHVRRIVATALDISKSKVRVIKPRIGGGFGAKQTAIMEVYPAFVTYMTGRNSKLIFTREESQTASSPRHEMEVTIKIGATKDGVIKAIDLYTLSNTGAYGEHGPTTVGLSGHKAIPLYSKAKSYRFRYDVVYTNTMSAGAYRGYGATQGIFAMESIIDELAEKLGMNPITLREKNMVREGDLMPAYYGETANSCALDRCLERAKAMIDWDNKYPRRDMGNGKVRGVGLGFSMQGSSISNIDVGSVAIKVSDDGFYNLMVGATDMGTGCDTVLSQIAAECLDCSVDNIIVHGVDTDTSPYDSGSYASSTTYLTGMAVVKTCEKLIDKIKTLGAQYLNVDIEKVEFDGKKVFDIENNKEISLKEIANKAMCNNNNTLYASESHSSKVSPPPYMVGIAEVEVDTETGKVDVINYKAVVDCGTVVNPALARVQTEGGIAQGIGMALYEDVVYTDKGSLQTHSFMQYKIPTRKDVGTIEVQFESSYEPTGPFGVKSIGEVVINTSSPAIANAVYNAVGVRIRELPITPEKVFMGMLEKK, from the coding sequence ATGAAAATAGTAAATACATCTATTATGAAAAAAGATGCTATGGCATTAGTTACAGGTAAGCCTGTATATACAGATGATATAGCTCCACAAGATTGTCTTGTAATAAAATTATTGAGAAGTCCTCATGCACATGCTTTAATTGAAGAAATTAATACAGATATAGCTAAAAAAGTACCAGGAATTCATAGTATATTTACATATAAAGATGTACCAAACAAAAGATTTACTATGGCAGGACAAACTTATCCAGAGCCAAGTCCATATGATAGACTTATATTAGACCAAAGAGTTAGATATGTTGGTGATGTAGTAGCTATAGTAGTTGGAGAAAATGAAAAAGTAGTTGAAAAAGCTATGAAACTTATAAAAGTTAAGTATCAAGTTTTAGAAGCTGTATTAGATTTTAGAAAAGCTAAAGATAATAAAATATTAATACATCCAGAAGAAAATTGGAAAGCACTATGTCCTGTAGGAGCAGATAATAAAAGAAACTTATGTGCTCATGCTAATGATGGAGATGAAAATATAGATAAAGTTTTTGAAGAGTGTGATGTTGTTCTTCAAAATACATATCATACAAAAGCAAACCAACAAACTCCAATGGAAACTTTTAGAGCTTATGCTACAATGGATATGTTTGGAAGATTAAATATAGTTTCGTCTACTCAAATTCCTTTCCATGTAAGAAGAATAGTAGCGACTGCTTTAGATATATCAAAATCAAAAGTAAGAGTAATAAAACCTAGAATAGGTGGAGGATTTGGAGCTAAACAAACAGCTATAATGGAAGTTTATCCAGCTTTTGTTACTTATATGACAGGTAGAAATTCTAAGTTAATATTTACAAGAGAAGAAAGTCAAACAGCTTCAAGTCCAAGACATGAAATGGAAGTAACAATAAAAATAGGAGCTACTAAAGATGGAGTAATAAAAGCTATTGATTTATATACACTATCTAATACAGGAGCTTATGGAGAGCATGGTCCAACAACAGTTGGATTAAGTGGGCATAAAGCAATACCTTTATATAGTAAAGCTAAATCATATAGATTCAGATATGATGTAGTATATACAAATACAATGTCAGCTGGAGCTTATAGAGGATATGGAGCTACTCAAGGAATATTTGCTATGGAGTCAATAATAGATGAATTAGCAGAAAAATTAGGAATGAATCCAATAACATTAAGAGAAAAAAATATGGTTAGAGAAGGGGATTTAATGCCAGCTTATTATGGAGAAACAGCTAATAGTTGTGCTTTAGATAGATGTTTAGAGAGAGCAAAAGCTATGATAGACTGGGATAATAAATACCCTCGTAGAGATATGGGAAATGGAAAAGTTAGAGGAGTAGGACTAGGATTTTCAATGCAAGGTTCTTCAATTTCTAATATAGATGTAGGTTCTGTAGCAATAAAAGTAAGTGATGATGGATTTTATAATTTAATGGTAGGAGCTACAGATATGGGTACAGGTTGTGATACAGTATTATCACAAATAGCTGCTGAATGTCTAGATTGTAGTGTCGATAATATAATAGTTCATGGAGTAGATACAGATACTTCTCCATATGATTCAGGTTCTTATGCTTCAAGTACAACATATTTAACAGGTATGGCTGTAGTAAAAACTTGTGAAAAATTAATAGATAAAATTAAAACTTTAGGAGCTCAATACTTAAATGTAGATATAGAAAAAGTTGAGTTTGATGGAAAAAAAGTTTTTGATATAGAAAATAATAAAGAGATTTCATTAAAAGAAATAGCAAATAAAGCTATGTGCAATAATAACAATACTTTATATGCAAGTGAATCACATTCTTCAAAAGTATCTCCTCCACCATATATGGTAGGAATAGCTGAAGTAGAGGTAGACACAGAAACTGGAAAAGTAGATGTTATTAATTATAAAGCAGTTGTTGACTGTGGAACAGTAGTAAATCCAGCTTTAGCAAGAGTACAAACAGAAGGTGGAATAGCTCAAGGAATTGGAATGGCTTTATATGAAGATGTAGTTTATACTGATAAAGGAAGTTTACAAACTCATTCATTTATGCAATATAAAATACCTACAAGAAAAGATGTTGGAACAATAGAAGTACAATTTGAAAGTAGTTATGAACCAACAGGACCTTTTGGAGTAAAATCAATAGGGGAAGTTGTTATAAATACTTCATCTCCAGCTATAGCTAATGCTGTATATAATGCTGTAGGAGTAAGAATAAGAGAACTTCCTATAACACCAGAAAAAGTATTTATGGGAATGTTAGAGAAAAAATAA
- a CDS encoding YfcC family protein, which produces MKKFKVPHSYVIIFILLIFVSILTYIIPAGEYTRITTASGLKMVDSTSYHLVEAKPVGIWMIPNFVMKGLIKQAGIIFPILVIGGALETVLSTGMFHAYCNKLARKCSGKERLFIPAVLLLFAIIGITQSTNKFIGFAPLGVMLSATLGYDAIVGVAMILLGVGIGFSTGILAPTTAIAQEMAELPAYSGIGLRTVSFVLFYLVTAAYIVWYAEKSKKDPTKSALYGVEEVQTFDLKDSNIEVEKKHPLVLTILIIFFAILMYGCIKFSWGLVETAVCFMWMGFIIGLSYGYDPSKIASCFVKGIKGMSSAAMIVGLGAAVALILSEAKVLDTVVYGLAKMLEWFPNFLKAPVMLFINVIVNGFVTSGTGQAAVVMPVMVPLADVSGITRQTAVLAYKFGDGFCNYILPHASALMGFLGATGITYDRWMKFMWKLFLLWMILGSVILSYAYFAQYV; this is translated from the coding sequence ATGAAAAAATTTAAAGTTCCACACTCATATGTAATTATTTTTATATTACTTATCTTTGTATCAATTCTTACTTATATTATTCCAGCTGGAGAATATACAAGAATCACTACTGCTAGTGGTTTAAAAATGGTTGATAGTACTAGTTATCATTTAGTTGAAGCTAAACCTGTTGGTATATGGATGATTCCAAATTTTGTTATGAAAGGTCTTATTAAACAAGCTGGTATTATATTCCCAATTCTTGTTATAGGAGGAGCTTTAGAAACTGTTCTTTCTACTGGTATGTTCCATGCTTATTGTAATAAACTTGCTAGAAAATGTTCTGGTAAAGAGAGATTATTTATCCCAGCAGTATTATTACTATTTGCTATTATAGGAATAACTCAATCAACAAATAAATTTATAGGTTTTGCTCCTTTAGGTGTTATGTTATCAGCTACATTAGGATATGATGCCATAGTTGGAGTTGCTATGATTTTATTAGGAGTTGGTATTGGATTTTCTACAGGTATTTTAGCTCCTACAACAGCTATAGCTCAAGAAATGGCTGAGTTACCAGCTTATTCTGGAATTGGATTAAGAACAGTTTCTTTTGTACTTTTCTATCTTGTTACAGCTGCTTACATAGTTTGGTATGCTGAAAAATCTAAAAAAGACCCTACAAAAAGTGCTCTTTATGGGGTTGAAGAAGTACAAACTTTTGATTTAAAAGATTCTAATATTGAAGTTGAGAAAAAACATCCTTTAGTATTAACTATCCTTATTATTTTCTTTGCTATTTTAATGTATGGTTGTATAAAATTTAGTTGGGGACTTGTTGAAACTGCTGTATGTTTTATGTGGATGGGATTTATCATTGGACTTAGTTATGGATATGACCCTAGTAAAATAGCTAGTTGTTTTGTAAAAGGAATTAAAGGAATGTCTTCTGCTGCTATGATTGTTGGACTTGGGGCTGCTGTTGCTTTAATTTTATCAGAAGCTAAAGTTCTAGATACAGTAGTTTATGGATTAGCTAAAATGTTAGAATGGTTCCCTAATTTCTTAAAAGCTCCTGTAATGTTATTTATAAATGTTATTGTTAATGGTTTTGTTACTTCAGGTACAGGTCAAGCAGCTGTTGTAATGCCTGTTATGGTTCCTTTAGCTGATGTTTCTGGAATAACTAGACAAACAGCTGTATTAGCTTATAAATTTGGAGATGGATTCTGTAACTATATTTTACCTCATGCTTCAGCTTTAATGGGATTCTTAGGAGCTACTGGAATTACTTATGACCGTTGGATGAAATTCATGTGGAAATTATTCTTATTATGGATGATTTTAGGGTCAGTTATTCTTTCTTATGCTTATTTTGCTCAATATGTATAA
- a CDS encoding RidA family protein, with the protein MKRIINTSKAPAALGPYSQAIEVNGTLYISGQIPFVPETMTLVSDDVKSQTRQSLENLKAILDEAGYTFKDVVKATCFIKNMDDFGAINEVYNEYLGEVKPARACVEVARLPKDVKVEIELIAVK; encoded by the coding sequence ATGAAGAGAATAATAAATACATCAAAAGCACCAGCAGCTTTAGGACCATATTCACAAGCAATAGAAGTAAATGGAACTTTATATATATCAGGACAAATACCATTTGTACCAGAAACAATGACATTAGTATCAGATGATGTAAAATCTCAAACAAGACAATCATTAGAAAACTTAAAAGCAATATTAGATGAAGCAGGATATACATTTAAAGATGTAGTAAAAGCAACATGTTTCATAAAAAATATGGATGACTTTGGAGCAATAAATGAAGTGTATAATGAATATTTAGGAGAAGTAAAACCAGCAAGAGCTTGTGTAGAGGTAGCAAGATTACCAAAAGATGTAAAAGTAGAAATAGAATTAATAGCTGTTAAATAA
- the infC gene encoding translation initiation factor IF-3 yields the protein MSAISDKIRINEKIKGKEFRIISNSGEQMGIMTAAEALDAARRENLDLVEISPNANPPVCKIMDFGKYKYEQTRKAKDAKKKQKQIVVKEVKLRTRIDTHDLETKINSIKKFLEKDNKVKVTLVQFGRERSYEEMGIELLDDVASKFEGFAEVEKRYKDAQKYLMLSLKK from the coding sequence GTGTCGGCTATTTCTGACAAAATTAGAATCAATGAAAAAATAAAAGGTAAGGAATTTAGAATAATATCTAATTCTGGAGAACAAATGGGGATAATGACAGCAGCTGAAGCATTAGATGCGGCTAGAAGAGAGAATTTAGATTTGGTAGAAATTTCTCCAAACGCTAATCCACCTGTTTGTAAAATAATGGATTTCGGAAAATATAAATATGAGCAAACTAGAAAAGCAAAGGATGCTAAGAAAAAACAAAAACAAATAGTTGTTAAAGAAGTAAAATTAAGAACAAGAATAGATACTCATGATTTAGAAACTAAAATAAATAGTATCAAAAAATTCTTAGAAAAAGATAATAAAGTTAAAGTTACTTTAGTACAATTTGGAAGAGAAAGAAGCTATGAAGAAATGGGAATTGAACTTCTTGATGATGTAGCTAGTAAATTTGAAGGATTTGCTGAAGTTGAAAAAAGATATAAAGATGCACAAAAATATTTAATGTTATCATTGAAAAAATAG
- the rplT gene encoding 50S ribosomal protein L20, protein MRVKTGIVRRRKHKKVLKAAKGFRGASGDVIKQAKQAVMRAMAYSTRDRKVTKRKMRQLWIIRINAGARLNGMTYSTFMNGLKKAGILLDRKVLADMALNNAEGFAKLAETAKAAL, encoded by the coding sequence ATGAGAGTTAAAACTGGAATAGTAAGAAGAAGAAAACATAAAAAAGTTTTAAAAGCTGCTAAAGGATTTAGAGGAGCATCTGGTGACGTTATAAAACAAGCTAAACAAGCTGTTATGAGAGCAATGGCTTATTCTACTAGAGATAGAAAAGTAACTAAGAGAAAAATGAGACAATTATGGATCATAAGAATAAATGCAGGAGCAAGATTAAATGGAATGACTTACTCTACATTTATGAATGGTCTTAAAAAAGCTGGAATACTTTTAGATAGAAAAGTATTAGCTGATATGGCTTTAAACAACGCTGAAGGATTCGCAAAATTAGCTGAAACAGCTAAAGCAGCATTATAG
- a CDS encoding uracil-xanthine permease family protein — protein sequence MSQVSNENIYQLEGRVPLKTALPLGIQHLLAMFLGNISPLIIVCGMLQMELNLKTALIQNAMFIAGVTTLIQIYPIMKIGSGLPGVMGTSSGFLGTAKAIGVTYGYSAIMGASVVGALFEMVLGYFIKPLKKLFPPIVTSLVVISIGLSLLPVGVRYFGGGFTPEFGDPKHILVGTVVVIMIIILNQCKQKFISASAILISIVIGYILAIIMGMVDFTAVKEAAWFSLPKVMPVGIEFNLNAIIAMLIMYVATAVETVGDLSGIANGGLDREPTDEELSGGVIADGFGSLIAAFFGVLPNTTFSQNVGLIAVTKVVNRFVIGTGAIVLVLMGFIPKLSAIFTVMPQSVLGGAAIVMFAMIFVSGLKSLLRDEIDDRKGLIIAISLGLGVGIGNLPDVLAHLPKWVGQIFAQNGIIMTFVIATTLNLILPEKKKEK from the coding sequence ATGTCACAAGTAAGTAATGAGAACATCTATCAATTAGAGGGAAGAGTTCCTCTAAAAACTGCCCTACCTTTAGGGATTCAACATTTATTGGCTATGTTTTTAGGTAATATTTCACCTCTTATCATTGTTTGTGGAATGTTACAAATGGAGCTAAATTTAAAAACAGCTCTTATTCAGAATGCTATGTTTATTGCAGGAGTTACAACACTTATTCAAATTTATCCTATTATGAAAATAGGTAGCGGATTACCAGGAGTTATGGGAACAAGTTCAGGATTTTTAGGAACAGCAAAAGCAATTGGAGTAACATATGGTTATAGTGCCATAATGGGAGCTTCAGTTGTAGGAGCTTTATTTGAAATGGTATTAGGATATTTCATAAAACCATTAAAAAAATTATTTCCACCAATTGTAACAAGTCTTGTTGTAATATCAATAGGATTATCATTATTACCAGTTGGAGTTAGATATTTTGGTGGAGGATTTACTCCAGAATTTGGAGATCCAAAACACATATTAGTTGGAACAGTTGTAGTTATAATGATAATTATTTTAAATCAATGTAAACAAAAATTTATTAGTGCTTCAGCTATATTAATAAGTATTGTCATTGGGTATATTTTAGCAATAATAATGGGAATGGTAGATTTTACAGCTGTAAAAGAAGCAGCATGGTTTAGTTTACCAAAAGTAATGCCAGTAGGAATAGAATTTAATTTAAATGCAATAATAGCTATGTTAATAATGTATGTAGCTACAGCTGTAGAAACAGTTGGAGATTTATCGGGAATAGCTAATGGAGGATTAGATAGGGAACCAACAGATGAGGAATTATCAGGTGGAGTTATTGCTGATGGATTTGGAAGTTTAATAGCGGCATTTTTTGGAGTATTACCAAATACTACATTTAGCCAAAATGTCGGATTAATAGCAGTAACTAAAGTTGTTAACAGATTTGTTATAGGAACAGGAGCTATAGTTTTAGTTCTTATGGGATTTATTCCTAAATTAAGTGCTATATTTACAGTAATGCCCCAATCAGTTTTAGGGGGAGCAGCAATAGTAATGTTTGCTATGATATTTGTTAGTGGATTAAAATCTTTATTAAGAGATGAAATAGATGATAGAAAAGGCTTAATAATAGCTATCTCATTAGGACTTGGAGTAGGAATAGGAAATTTGCCAGATGTATTAGCACATTTACCAAAATGGGTTGGACAAATATTCGCTCAAAATGGAATTATTATGACATTTGTAATAGCTACTACATTAAATTTAATTTTACCAGAGAAAAAGAAAGAAAAATAA
- a CDS encoding nucleotidyltransferase family protein, whose product MKLDIILLAAGNSKRFGSNKLLYKLNNKYMFEYTLENIFSLKKIFKESIENIIVVSKYKEIEEYLKTIKINNIKYKENLHSEMGISSSIILGLNEINNKNYLMFMVCDQPYLKIQTLEKFIKNFFEQNKKIGCLSDGKDLGNPCIFSPEYIGELKNIEGDKGGKQIIKKHMEEVFSYVLEDKKQLEDIDFLK is encoded by the coding sequence ATGAAATTAGATATTATTTTACTTGCTGCTGGAAATAGTAAAAGATTTGGAAGTAATAAGTTACTTTATAAATTAAATAATAAATATATGTTTGAATATACATTAGAAAATATTTTTTCATTAAAAAAAATATTTAAAGAAAGTATAGAAAATATAATAGTAGTTTCAAAATATAAAGAGATAGAAGAATATTTAAAAACTATAAAAATAAATAATATAAAATATAAAGAAAATCTCCATAGTGAAATGGGGATTTCCTCATCTATCATTTTAGGTTTGAATGAAATTAATAACAAAAATTATTTAATGTTTATGGTTTGTGACCAACCTTATTTAAAAATACAAACTTTAGAGAAATTCATAAAAAATTTTTTTGAACAAAATAAAAAAATTGGTTGTTTATCTGATGGAAAAGATTTAGGAAATCCATGTATATTTTCTCCTGAATATATTGGAGAATTAAAAAATATAGAAGGAGATAAAGGTGGAAAACAAATTATAAAAAAACATATGGAAGAAGTTTTTTCATATGTGCTAGAAGATAAAAAACAATTGGAAGATATAGATTTTCTTAAATAA
- a CDS encoding xanthine dehydrogenase family protein subunit M, which produces MLTIKEYVSVESLEEAYKLNQNVNNVILGGTGWLKLQNRNIVKAIDLSKLGLDKIEEDEEKYTIGCMVTLRDIEKNISLNEYTNNALKNSLKDIVGIQFRNCVTIGGSIYSRFGFSDILTSLLTLDTYVEMYKGGVISLKDFVNMPYDKDVLVRIIIKKDKRKVGYSAFRNQATDFPVITCGVTIPENGKIYAAIGARPYKAKVVEDNENILSDFSNENIEKFAKYVSENLKFDSNMRASGEYRKKLTEVFVRRTLKKLVEEK; this is translated from the coding sequence ATGTTAACAATAAAGGAGTATGTATCTGTAGAATCATTAGAAGAAGCATACAAATTAAATCAAAATGTAAATAATGTAATACTTGGTGGAACAGGATGGCTAAAATTACAAAATAGAAATATAGTTAAGGCAATAGATTTATCAAAATTAGGGTTGGATAAAATAGAAGAGGATGAAGAAAAATATACTATTGGGTGTATGGTAACTCTTAGAGATATAGAAAAAAATATCTCTTTAAATGAATATACAAATAATGCTTTAAAAAATAGTTTAAAAGATATAGTAGGTATACAATTTAGAAATTGTGTTACAATAGGTGGAAGTATTTATAGTAGATTTGGATTTTCAGATATTTTAACTTCTCTTCTTACATTAGACACTTATGTAGAAATGTATAAAGGTGGAGTAATTTCTTTAAAAGATTTTGTAAATATGCCATATGATAAAGATGTATTAGTAAGAATTATAATAAAAAAAGATAAAAGAAAAGTGGGATATTCTGCTTTTAGAAACCAAGCTACAGATTTTCCAGTAATAACTTGTGGAGTAACAATTCCTGAAAATGGAAAAATTTATGCTGCTATAGGAGCAAGACCATACAAAGCAAAAGTAGTAGAAGATAATGAAAATATTTTATCAGATTTTTCAAATGAAAATATAGAAAAATTTGCAAAATATGTTAGTGAAAATTTAAAATTTGATTCAAATATGAGAGCTAGTGGAGAGTATCGTAAAAAATTAACAGAAGTTTTTGTGAGAAGAACTTTAAAAAAATTAGTGGAGGAAAAATAA
- a CDS encoding (2Fe-2S)-binding protein, protein MEIKLWINGKLIEDNIEPDTPLLEYVRSKGCLSVKRGCETSNCGLCTLWIDEKPVLSCTVLAARANGKHITTLEGLQDEAKEFGEFMAKEGTDQCGYCNPGFIMNVLAMVRELKEFSDEEIKEYLVGNLCRCTGYMGQFRAVKAFLNYKRGGVR, encoded by the coding sequence ATGGAAATAAAATTATGGATTAATGGAAAATTAATAGAAGATAATATAGAACCAGATACACCACTATTAGAATATGTAAGAAGTAAAGGATGTTTAAGTGTAAAAAGAGGATGTGAAACTTCTAACTGTGGGTTATGTACTCTTTGGATAGATGAAAAACCTGTTTTATCTTGTACAGTATTAGCTGCTAGAGCTAATGGAAAACATATAACAACTCTTGAAGGGTTACAAGATGAAGCTAAAGAATTTGGAGAGTTTATGGCTAAAGAGGGAACTGACCAATGTGGATATTGTAATCCTGGATTTATAATGAATGTTCTTGCAATGGTAAGAGAATTAAAAGAGTTTTCTGATGAAGAAATAAAAGAATATTTAGTTGGAAACTTATGTAGATGTACAGGATATATGGGACAATTTAGAGCAGTAAAAGCATTTTTAAATTATAAAAGAGGAGGAGTAAGATAA